In a genomic window of Methylobacter sp. YRD-M1:
- a CDS encoding glutathione S-transferase family protein has protein sequence MSMTLVIGNKNYSSWSLRPWLFLKHHGITFDEIKISLAQADSKNRILGFSPSGKVPVLIDGGLKVWDSLAIMEYLAERFPETQAWPQEQAERAFARSISAEMHAGFPALRTHCGMNCRRPPAARKLPEEVHNDIERIGQIWRQCRKQYWDRGPWLFGQFTIADAMFAPVALRFYLYQLDTNAEAYGYVNTVLEHPALKEWVEAGMRELEVIPAYED, from the coding sequence ATGAGCATGACTTTAGTTATCGGCAACAAAAATTATTCTTCCTGGTCCTTGCGTCCATGGCTGTTTCTGAAGCACCACGGCATCACCTTTGATGAAATCAAAATATCATTGGCTCAGGCGGATTCCAAAAACCGGATACTTGGTTTTTCCCCATCAGGCAAGGTGCCGGTTCTGATCGATGGCGGACTTAAGGTCTGGGATTCGCTGGCCATTATGGAATACTTGGCCGAACGGTTCCCGGAAACTCAGGCTTGGCCCCAAGAGCAAGCGGAAAGGGCGTTTGCTCGTTCGATTTCGGCGGAAATGCATGCCGGTTTCCCAGCCTTGCGTACGCATTGCGGCATGAATTGCCGGCGCCCGCCGGCTGCCAGGAAACTGCCCGAAGAGGTGCACAATGATATCGAACGCATCGGACAAATCTGGCGGCAATGCCGGAAACAGTATTGGGACAGAGGTCCCTGGCTGTTTGGCCAGTTCACGATTGCCGATGCCATGTTTGCCCCCGTGGCCTTGCGTTTTTATTTATATCAATTGGATACCAACGCGGAAGCGTACGGTTATGTCAATACGGTGCTTGAACATCCGGCGCTCAAGGAATGGGTCGAGGCCGGCATGCGGGAGCTGGAAGTGATTCCAGCCTATGAGGACTAA
- a CDS encoding arylamine N-acetyltransferase family protein, whose translation MSFNKEQYLSRIGISQPQASPEGLAHLQSAQLRAIAFENIDPLLGVTPSLDTASVVRKLIFGRRGGYCFELNGLFGQALGALGFHYTPVLARVRMGQPEGGPRTHLCFLVETERGVWLADAGFGGPGFSVPLQLEIGLEQAVDGEIFRIRQDSLFDELVVEKHTADGWFALYGFDRASVRFCDLEAGNVVCSSWSQSPFPFHLMMNRCTLDGRISIFDTNFTETQSGLSETCIIETPAELGRIIRDDFGIGIESAMLDAIAARLNFERDDELA comes from the coding sequence ATGTCATTTAATAAAGAACAATACCTGAGCCGCATAGGCATCAGCCAGCCCCAGGCCTCGCCAGAAGGGCTCGCCCATTTGCAGTCGGCGCAACTTCGGGCCATCGCGTTTGAAAACATCGATCCGCTGTTGGGGGTCACTCCGAGTCTGGATACTGCTTCGGTTGTCCGCAAACTGATTTTTGGACGGCGAGGCGGCTATTGCTTCGAGTTGAACGGTCTATTCGGGCAGGCTCTGGGCGCTTTGGGTTTTCACTATACGCCAGTTCTGGCGCGTGTCCGCATGGGACAGCCGGAAGGAGGGCCTCGCACGCATCTGTGCTTTCTGGTCGAGACCGAACGCGGCGTTTGGCTGGCCGATGCCGGTTTCGGCGGTCCAGGATTTTCGGTGCCTCTGCAATTGGAGATCGGACTGGAGCAAGCAGTGGACGGAGAGATTTTCCGCATCAGGCAGGATAGCCTGTTCGATGAACTGGTGGTTGAAAAACACACTGCAGACGGCTGGTTCGCATTGTACGGCTTTGACCGGGCTTCCGTTCGATTCTGCGATCTGGAAGCAGGCAATGTGGTTTGTTCAAGCTGGAGCCAATCGCCGTTCCCGTTCCATCTGATGATGAACCGGTGTACGCTGGACGGACGCATCAGCATTTTCGACACAAATTTCACCGAAACGCAATCCGGCCTATCAGAGACATGCATTATCGAGACGCCGGCAGAGCTGGGCAGGATTATTCGTGACGATTTCGGCATTGGGATAGAATCGGCGATGCTGGACGCCATTGCCGCGCGATTGAACTTCGAACGTGACGACGAATTGGCATGA
- a CDS encoding transglutaminase-like domain-containing protein, with protein sequence MEKYLQTTEYIDWKHPAIVNLAVQLADNTDSDHDAAKKCFEWVRDNVRHSWDYRLNTVTCKASEVLQHKTGYCYAKSHLLAALLRANNIPAGLCYQRLSLEGNGAPYCLHGLNAVYLQDYGWYRIDARGNKDGVNAEFHPPQEQLAFAITEERERDFPEIWPEPLPSAIKALTENHSYLDVYHNLPDVEIIPTL encoded by the coding sequence ATGGAAAAATATCTGCAAACAACGGAATACATTGACTGGAAACATCCGGCAATCGTCAATTTGGCAGTACAACTGGCGGATAATACCGATTCCGATCATGACGCGGCCAAAAAATGCTTCGAGTGGGTAAGGGATAATGTCCGCCATAGCTGGGACTACCGGTTAAATACGGTGACCTGTAAAGCATCCGAAGTGCTTCAACATAAAACAGGCTATTGCTACGCAAAAAGTCATTTGTTGGCAGCTCTATTGCGCGCCAACAACATACCGGCCGGATTGTGCTATCAGCGTTTAAGCCTGGAAGGAAACGGTGCGCCTTACTGCCTGCATGGGCTTAATGCCGTTTATCTGCAGGACTACGGCTGGTATCGCATTGACGCCAGAGGCAATAAAGACGGCGTCAATGCCGAGTTTCATCCTCCACAGGAACAGCTGGCATTTGCAATCACAGAAGAACGGGAGCGGGACTTTCCGGAAATCTGGCCCGAGCCGTTGCCGTCAGCCATCAAAGCCTTAACGGAAAACCATAGCTATCTTGATGTTTATCATAATCTTCCCGACGTGGAGATAATCCCCACGCTTTGA
- a CDS encoding IS110 family transposase, whose protein sequence is MNNNVVGLDIAKNIFHCYSLNAEGKAIRKKLKRAELLAFFANYPASLIGLEACGGAHHWGRELTKLGHQVVLLNARYVKNFVVGNKNDFNDAQAIFDAVTRPNKRVVAIKTLEQQDVQLVHNIRQDLVDQRTALVNQLRGLLSERGIVIAKGIDRVRKELPLILEEAENGLTPLSREVLAEQYKQLKALDQAIKDQDRRISRLCNSNALSRRFLDVPGVGPITATIVAADLSHGKGYARSRDYAASLGVVPRQHSSGDKAVYLGISKRGNRYIRTKLIHGARAVVKYCSGKTDPLNRWLQALVERRGFNKAAVALANKNARILWAMATKEQAYEPKVA, encoded by the coding sequence ATGAATAATAATGTAGTTGGCCTGGACATCGCAAAGAACATTTTTCACTGCTATAGCCTGAACGCCGAGGGCAAAGCGATCAGGAAAAAGCTCAAGCGAGCAGAATTGCTGGCTTTTTTCGCCAATTACCCAGCGAGTCTGATTGGCTTAGAAGCTTGCGGTGGCGCCCATCATTGGGGGCGGGAACTGACTAAGCTGGGGCATCAGGTTGTGTTGCTGAATGCCCGTTACGTCAAAAACTTCGTGGTGGGCAATAAGAACGACTTTAACGATGCGCAGGCGATCTTTGATGCCGTGACCCGGCCGAACAAGCGCGTGGTGGCGATCAAGACGCTGGAACAACAGGATGTGCAACTGGTTCATAACATCCGGCAGGATTTGGTGGACCAGCGTACGGCACTGGTCAATCAGCTCCGGGGCCTATTGAGCGAAAGAGGCATTGTCATAGCCAAAGGGATCGATCGGGTCAGAAAAGAACTGCCCTTGATTCTGGAAGAGGCGGAAAACGGCTTGACCCCGCTCAGCCGTGAAGTGTTGGCCGAACAATATAAGCAACTGAAGGCGTTGGATCAAGCCATCAAGGACCAGGACCGACGGATCAGCCGGCTGTGCAACAGTAATGCCTTAAGCCGGCGATTTCTGGACGTGCCCGGCGTGGGGCCGATCACTGCCACGATCGTCGCCGCCGACCTCAGTCACGGCAAGGGCTATGCCCGCAGTCGGGATTATGCCGCCAGTTTGGGCGTCGTGCCCAGGCAGCATAGCAGCGGGGACAAAGCGGTGTATTTGGGCATCAGCAAACGGGGCAATCGCTATATCCGCACCAAGCTGATCCATGGCGCCCGGGCGGTGGTCAAGTACTGCAGTGGCAAGACTGATCCATTAAACCGATGGCTGCAAGCCCTGGTCGAACGGCGGGGCTTCAATAAAGCCGCGGTCGCCCTGGCCAACAAGAATGCTCGGATCCTGTGGGCGATGGCGACTAAAGAGCAAGCTTACGAGCCTAAGGTAGCCTAA
- a CDS encoding OmpA family protein, protein MKKSLLVIGISSALLTACVTDPYTGQSGLSNMAKGGGLGAAVGAGAGTLFGGNDLKNAGWGALAGGALGAAVGAYMDSQEQKMNESLQGTGIEVQRTAENTLTLTMPNNVTFGFDSSNLTPQAQSALDSVANVLNQYQDSKISITGHTDDVGADNYNQKLSEQRATSVSSYLTQRGVNYSRITQQGMGERMPKLPNTSEANRAENRRVELAIVANPTAGGQPGAQQPQGGYQQQQQGYPQQQQGYPQQQGYPQGGYQQQGYPQGGYQQQNYPQQGYPQQQNYPQGGSYGYPQQQGYPQQNTYPQQYGYPR, encoded by the coding sequence ATGAAAAAAAGTTTATTAGTTATCGGTATCAGTTCCGCTTTATTGACAGCTTGTGTAACTGACCCTTATACCGGCCAGTCAGGATTAAGCAATATGGCCAAAGGAGGCGGCTTGGGCGCTGCAGTAGGCGCTGGTGCCGGTACGTTGTTTGGCGGCAACGATCTTAAGAATGCCGGTTGGGGCGCTTTAGCCGGCGGTGCGTTAGGGGCCGCGGTGGGCGCCTATATGGATAGCCAGGAACAGAAGATGAATGAATCGCTGCAAGGAACCGGCATCGAGGTTCAGAGAACAGCCGAGAATACGCTGACCCTGACCATGCCGAATAACGTTACCTTTGGATTCGATTCATCCAATTTAACGCCGCAGGCCCAATCCGCTCTGGACTCGGTGGCAAATGTGTTAAACCAGTACCAGGACTCCAAAATCAGTATCACCGGCCATACCGATGATGTCGGGGCTGATAATTACAATCAGAAATTATCCGAGCAACGCGCTACCAGCGTGTCCAGTTATTTGACTCAGCGCGGCGTGAATTATTCGCGTATCACTCAGCAGGGCATGGGAGAACGCATGCCGAAGCTGCCTAATACCAGTGAAGCCAATCGTGCTGAAAACCGTCGCGTGGAATTGGCGATCGTTGCCAATCCGACTGCCGGCGGCCAGCCAGGCGCTCAACAGCCGCAAGGCGGGTATCAGCAGCAACAACAGGGCTATCCTCAACAGCAGCAGGGCTACCCTCAGCAGCAAGGCTATCCTCAAGGCGGTTACCAGCAGCAAGGCTATCCCCAAGGCGGCTATCAGCAACAGAATTACCCGCAACAGGGTTATCCTCAACAACAAAATTACCCGCAAGGCGGCAGCTACGGCTATCCTCAACAACAAGGTTACCCACAGCAAAATACCTATCCTCAGCAATATGGTTATCCTAGATAA
- a CDS encoding sigma-54-dependent transcriptional regulator, translating to MMETLLIIEDEKLLGSELSRHYQQSGWEVMLAASLAEAEEILLRDELEPLLILSDMNLPDGNALDFMEKMKKNIGYAEWLFLTGYGSVPDSVRALRLGAYDFLEKPCDLDRLDLVVNSAARSAAIQRRVIDQTRQEHRRYSPEAYVGSSRQARNVRELLARLTKVPFSALIIGGETGTGKGLVARILHYGGARARHPMIEVNCAALPRELLESELFGHEPGAFTGASGRHRGLLEQADGGTLFMDEIGEMPLDLQAKLLKAIEDHKVRRLGGEKEIKVDAQIIAASNQDLEQMIREGNFRSDLYHRLNVFRVMLPPLREAKEDLDELVPLFVAEYNAKAGRHVKEIPEQVWDKLRAHYWPGNVRELRNVIERCVLFADGSIFPVQWLQLPGQDSVSSENMASGSKDRICLPLDGSMALEDMDRFIIKTALERADNNLAAATRALGTTRETLRYRVRKYNLKTTD from the coding sequence CTGATGGAAACCCTGCTGATTATCGAAGATGAAAAACTGTTGGGATCCGAGCTGTCCCGCCACTATCAGCAATCCGGCTGGGAGGTCATGCTGGCGGCCTCACTGGCCGAAGCCGAGGAAATATTGCTTAGGGACGAACTGGAGCCTTTGCTGATTCTGTCCGACATGAATCTGCCGGACGGCAATGCGCTGGATTTCATGGAAAAGATGAAAAAAAACATCGGCTATGCCGAGTGGCTGTTTCTGACCGGCTACGGCAGCGTGCCGGATTCGGTCCGGGCCTTGCGTTTGGGCGCTTATGATTTTCTGGAAAAACCCTGCGATCTGGATCGCCTCGATCTGGTCGTCAACAGCGCAGCCCGCAGCGCGGCGATACAGCGCCGGGTCATTGATCAGACACGGCAGGAGCATAGGCGCTACTCGCCGGAAGCCTATGTCGGATCAAGCCGGCAGGCACGCAATGTCCGGGAATTGCTGGCGCGCCTGACCAAAGTCCCTTTCAGCGCCCTGATCATAGGCGGCGAAACAGGCACCGGCAAAGGGCTGGTGGCGCGCATCCTGCATTATGGCGGCGCCAGAGCGCGGCACCCGATGATCGAAGTCAATTGCGCCGCTCTGCCGCGTGAGCTGCTGGAGTCGGAATTGTTCGGTCACGAACCTGGCGCCTTTACCGGTGCCTCTGGACGTCACCGCGGCCTATTGGAGCAAGCCGACGGCGGCACGCTGTTCATGGATGAAATCGGCGAGATGCCGCTTGATTTACAAGCCAAGCTGCTGAAAGCGATCGAGGATCATAAAGTGCGGCGCTTGGGCGGCGAGAAGGAAATCAAGGTCGACGCCCAGATTATCGCGGCCAGCAACCAGGATCTCGAACAGATGATACGGGAGGGTAATTTCCGCAGTGATCTTTACCACCGCCTGAACGTATTCCGCGTGATGCTGCCCCCTTTGCGCGAAGCCAAGGAGGATCTGGACGAGCTGGTGCCGCTATTCGTCGCCGAATACAACGCCAAGGCCGGCCGCCATGTCAAGGAGATTCCCGAGCAGGTCTGGGATAAATTGCGCGCCCATTACTGGCCCGGCAATGTCCGCGAACTGCGCAACGTCATCGAACGCTGTGTGCTGTTTGCAGACGGCTCGATTTTTCCGGTCCAATGGCTGCAATTGCCCGGCCAGGACAGCGTGTCTTCGGAAAACATGGCTTCCGGATCGAAAGACAGGATCTGTTTACCGTTGGACGGCAGCATGGCGCTGGAAGACATGGATCGTTTCATTATCAAGACCGCTCTGGAAAGAGCCGACAACAATCTGGCCGCTGCCACGCGGGCATTGGGCACTACCCGGGAAACACTGCGCTACCGGGTGCGCAAATACAATCTTAAAACGACGGATTGA
- a CDS encoding sensor histidine kinase translates to MKSLFYRPVQLRGLAFLGLLLLALAILGGMIWRNLHRFETVLSYVTYSHRIQNVSVGLQQSLIEYLTEKVPVAPSEALARTLDEMDALMTDNRHLSEKTRQSLGTVRDLLIDVGELDQLEKNTRLIKALKVMSDTLENESLQREYLLENISRTTETELYLALVILAWTLIVAVLFLHSRILHPLNDLKQLLQRLTEENYTPITTDHLDPLLLPVFNSYNEMVKHLAELEEVKRLHAQSLQQEVKLATQALLEQQSSLARAERLAAIGEVAAELAHEIRNPLAGIQIAFSNLRREIQAPDQQERLDMIGEELKRLARLLNEMLDQSRHSPEPATEFDAASLIRDLVTLTRYQIAENVRLEIDAPCPLPVLLPESALRQALLNLILNAAEALEGNPGVVCIKARKDTQGLHIDIIDNGHGFSEDILNYGIRPFRTSRQRGTGLGLAMVQRFVKDMGGSIRLTNYQPHGACVSIILPNSCFAGDQS, encoded by the coding sequence ATGAAATCACTCTTTTATCGTCCTGTTCAACTGCGCGGCTTGGCGTTTCTGGGACTGCTTTTGCTGGCGCTGGCCATATTAGGCGGCATGATCTGGCGCAATCTGCACCGTTTTGAAACCGTTTTATCGTATGTCACCTATTCTCATCGCATTCAGAATGTATCGGTAGGTCTGCAGCAATCCTTGATCGAGTATCTGACCGAGAAAGTGCCGGTTGCTCCATCCGAGGCCTTGGCCAGAACCCTGGATGAAATGGATGCATTAATGACCGATAACCGTCATTTATCGGAAAAAACCCGGCAAAGCCTGGGGACGGTCAGAGATCTGCTGATCGATGTGGGCGAACTGGATCAACTGGAAAAAAACACGCGTCTGATCAAAGCGCTCAAGGTCATGAGCGATACGCTCGAGAACGAGTCACTGCAACGCGAATATTTGCTGGAAAACATCAGCCGCACTACGGAAACCGAACTTTACCTGGCATTGGTCATCCTGGCCTGGACCTTGATAGTGGCCGTGCTGTTCCTGCACAGCCGGATCCTGCACCCGCTCAATGACTTGAAGCAACTCCTGCAACGGCTGACGGAAGAAAACTACACGCCGATCACGACCGACCACCTTGACCCGCTGCTGCTGCCGGTGTTCAATAGTTATAACGAAATGGTCAAGCATCTGGCGGAACTGGAAGAAGTTAAACGCCTGCATGCCCAGTCCCTGCAGCAGGAAGTCAAACTGGCCACGCAGGCCCTGCTGGAACAGCAATCAAGTCTGGCGCGGGCAGAGCGGCTGGCGGCGATAGGCGAAGTGGCTGCGGAGCTGGCGCATGAAATACGCAACCCGCTGGCTGGTATTCAAATAGCGTTCAGTAATCTCCGACGCGAAATTCAGGCGCCCGACCAGCAGGAAAGGCTGGATATGATCGGCGAAGAACTGAAGCGGCTGGCCCGGTTGCTCAACGAAATGCTCGACCAGAGCCGGCATTCGCCGGAGCCGGCAACCGAATTCGACGCGGCCTCGCTGATCCGCGATCTGGTCACGTTGACGCGCTACCAGATCGCTGAAAACGTGCGTCTGGAAATCGATGCGCCCTGCCCGTTGCCTGTGCTACTGCCCGAGAGCGCGCTGCGTCAGGCGCTGCTGAATTTGATTCTGAACGCGGCCGAAGCTTTGGAAGGCAATCCCGGCGTGGTCTGCATCAAAGCCCGCAAGGATACGCAGGGGCTTCATATTGATATCATCGACAACGGCCATGGCTTTTCGGAAGATATACTGAACTACGGCATCCGCCCGTTCCGCACCAGCCGCCAGCGCGGCACCGGATTGGGACTGGCCATGGTGCAGCGTTTTGTCAAGGACATGGGCGGCAGCATCAGACTCACCAATTATCAGCCACATGGCGCTTGCGTATCGATCATTCTGCCAAATAGTTGCTTTGCCGGAGATCAATCCTGA
- a CDS encoding DUF2490 domain-containing protein — protein MKKLKMRLVLPLLMGLALSDPAAAKTAEDFQTWGNITATGSLGVLNPELKRFKYWLEGQGRFGEDASRFSQGMLRTGLGYALNDNTSVWLGYAFIPTEEPFVVTPVDEHRIWQQLLWSEKFSFGTVTSRSRLEQRFVQNGEDVGWRFRQLLKLSTPLPLTTDFSLVITDEYFANINRTDWNDDGFDQNRAFAGIGYNFDKNTRTEIGYMNQYIRKAVGPDRMSHILSVNLYLNY, from the coding sequence ATGAAGAAATTAAAAATGAGGCTGGTTTTACCGCTGCTAATGGGCCTTGCGCTTTCAGATCCGGCAGCCGCCAAAACCGCCGAAGACTTCCAGACCTGGGGCAATATCACAGCCACGGGCAGCCTGGGTGTTCTTAATCCCGAACTGAAGCGCTTCAAGTACTGGCTTGAAGGCCAAGGCCGATTCGGAGAGGATGCTTCGCGCTTCTCTCAAGGCATGCTGCGTACCGGCCTCGGTTATGCGCTGAACGACAATACCAGCGTCTGGCTAGGCTATGCCTTCATTCCTACCGAGGAACCTTTCGTCGTCACGCCGGTTGACGAGCATCGTATCTGGCAGCAATTACTATGGAGCGAGAAATTTTCGTTCGGTACGGTCACCAGCCGCAGCCGCCTCGAGCAGCGCTTTGTGCAGAACGGCGAAGATGTCGGCTGGCGTTTCAGGCAGTTGTTGAAACTATCGACGCCATTGCCCCTGACGACCGATTTCAGTCTGGTGATTACCGACGAGTATTTCGCCAATATCAACCGGACCGACTGGAACGACGATGGCTTTGACCAGAACCGAGCATTTGCTGGTATCGGCTACAATTTTGACAAAAACACCCGAACGGAAATCGGTTACATGAACCAATACATCCGCAAGGCCGTCGGACCTGACAGGATGAGTCATATCCTGTCTGTTAATTTGTATTTGAATTATTGA
- a CDS encoding NADH-quinone oxidoreductase subunit B family protein has product MLRLFKKILATGVVTERVKAPKDDELEQLGIEIKRHIDRKFSGSIAIREVDAGSCNGCELEIHALNNPFYDIERFGIHFVASPRHADVLLVTGPVSRHMQTALLRTYEATPDPKWVIAAGDCAACGGEFGISYASCGAVSNVIPVDMVIPGCPPTPLALMKGLLGLMHR; this is encoded by the coding sequence ATGCTGAGACTGTTTAAAAAAATTCTGGCAACCGGCGTGGTCACCGAACGGGTTAAAGCGCCGAAAGATGATGAGCTCGAACAGCTCGGCATCGAGATCAAAAGACATATCGACCGAAAATTTTCCGGCAGTATCGCGATCAGGGAAGTCGATGCCGGCTCCTGTAACGGCTGCGAACTGGAGATCCATGCGCTCAATAATCCCTTCTATGACATAGAACGCTTCGGCATTCATTTCGTCGCCTCACCCCGGCATGCCGACGTGCTGCTCGTGACCGGCCCGGTTTCACGGCATATGCAGACTGCGCTGCTACGCACTTATGAGGCGACGCCCGATCCGAAATGGGTTATCGCAGCCGGAGACTGTGCCGCCTGCGGCGGTGAGTTCGGCATTTCCTACGCCAGCTGCGGCGCAGTATCTAATGTTATACCAGTGGATATGGTGATTCCGGGTTGCCCGCCAACGCCGCTGGCGTTGATGAAGGGCTTGCTGGGATTGATGCACAGATAA
- a CDS encoding hydrogenase large subunit produces the protein MSHSNSSWKTDFLKQANEAGISVEQLAIGPLSLWQIVSSDWQRFAELAVQHNLRWVAGWAEQEQEQEWFLINACFEKQGRHVLLRTRVHNPKPELPSQATVYPAASRSERHTQDMFGLNFVNHPDNRPWTRHKAWPKNSYPLRKDFPAQGEPEAVTPPDRDYPFVKAYGAGVYEIPVGPVHAGIIEPGHFRFQAVGETILNLEERLGYVHKGVEKIAEGRTPEQLARLAGRISGDTTVGHCWAACMAMEQAAGIDIPSRAALIRGILAERERVANHLGDMGAICNDVGFAFAQMQFTRLRELWLRTNAQLFGHRLLMDRIVPGGVAFDLSEQAGIAIKREIAHLRVEFSEILPALDLNSSLEDRLYTAGFLSEDLAAALGTLGYVGRASGQDFDVRRDAPYAPYDRLAVKVPVETQSDIASRFWVRHKEINVALKLIGQFIDLLAPGELRSAWQTPTEGREGLGIIEGWRGEIITYVRFDAGNTIARFYPRDPSWLNWPALEKLVLDNIVPDFPVCNKSVNGSYSGHDL, from the coding sequence ATGAGTCATTCAAATTCCAGCTGGAAGACCGATTTTTTAAAGCAGGCCAACGAAGCCGGCATCTCAGTCGAACAGCTCGCCATCGGCCCGCTAAGCCTGTGGCAGATAGTCAGCAGCGATTGGCAACGGTTTGCGGAACTGGCCGTTCAGCATAATTTGCGCTGGGTAGCCGGCTGGGCGGAGCAGGAGCAGGAGCAGGAATGGTTTCTGATCAATGCCTGTTTCGAGAAGCAGGGCCGCCATGTCCTGCTTCGGACTAGAGTCCATAACCCGAAACCGGAACTGCCTTCTCAGGCCACGGTTTATCCGGCCGCCAGCCGCAGTGAACGCCATACGCAGGATATGTTCGGCCTGAATTTCGTGAATCATCCCGACAATCGCCCCTGGACCCGACACAAGGCCTGGCCCAAAAACAGCTATCCATTGCGCAAGGACTTTCCTGCTCAAGGCGAGCCGGAAGCCGTTACGCCGCCCGATCGAGACTATCCGTTCGTCAAGGCTTACGGCGCGGGCGTTTATGAAATTCCGGTCGGGCCTGTCCATGCCGGCATTATCGAGCCCGGCCATTTCCGTTTTCAGGCCGTGGGCGAAACCATTTTGAATCTGGAAGAGCGCTTGGGCTATGTGCACAAAGGCGTCGAGAAAATCGCCGAAGGTCGCACACCCGAGCAACTGGCGCGGCTGGCCGGACGGATTTCGGGCGATACCACGGTCGGGCATTGCTGGGCGGCCTGCATGGCGATGGAACAGGCCGCCGGCATTGACATTCCGTCTCGGGCAGCCCTGATACGCGGCATTCTGGCCGAGCGCGAGCGGGTCGCCAACCATTTGGGCGACATGGGCGCGATCTGCAATGACGTGGGTTTCGCCTTTGCGCAAATGCAGTTCACGCGCCTGCGGGAACTGTGGCTGCGAACCAATGCGCAACTGTTCGGCCACCGTCTGTTGATGGACCGGATTGTGCCGGGCGGCGTGGCTTTTGATCTGTCCGAACAGGCCGGCATCGCGATCAAACGGGAGATAGCGCACCTGAGAGTCGAATTCAGCGAAATCCTGCCGGCCCTGGACTTGAATTCATCACTGGAAGACAGGCTCTACACGGCAGGCTTCCTGTCCGAAGATCTCGCCGCCGCTCTCGGCACGCTGGGTTATGTCGGCCGGGCCAGCGGGCAGGATTTCGATGTGCGCCGCGATGCGCCTTATGCGCCCTATGACCGGCTGGCTGTCAAGGTGCCGGTGGAGACGCAGAGCGATATCGCCTCGCGCTTTTGGGTCAGACACAAGGAAATCAACGTTGCCCTGAAACTGATAGGGCAATTCATCGATCTGCTGGCGCCGGGCGAACTGCGCAGCGCCTGGCAAACACCTACGGAAGGCCGTGAAGGTCTGGGCATCATCGAAGGCTGGCGCGGCGAGATCATTACGTATGTCCGTTTTGATGCCGGCAATACCATCGCTCGCTTCTATCCGCGCGATCCCAGCTGGCTGAACTGGCCGGCGCTGGAAAAGCTCGTACTGGACAACATCGTGCCGGATTTTCCGGTCTGCAATAAATCCGTGAACGGTTCCTATTCTGGACATGATTTGTAG